A DNA window from Malus domestica chromosome 12, GDT2T_hap1 contains the following coding sequences:
- the LOC103450496 gene encoding protein NRT1/ PTR FAMILY 5.6, with the protein MEESKGAKSSKVIEDEEKWVYDSSLDHKGNVPLRASTGVWKASLFIVAIEFSERLSYFGIATSLIIYLTRVMHDDLKTAAKSVNHWSGVTTLIPLFGGFVADAYLGRFKTVLFSSIIYLMGLILLCMSWFVPSLRPCNTKTCHEPRKIHEVVFFLAIYLVSIGTGGHKPALESFGADQFDDDHREERKQKMSFFNWWSFGLCCGLLLGVTVVVYVQDHVSWGAADVVITAVMAVSLAIFIIGRRNYRYRKPTGSPLTPMLQVLVAAIAKRNQPHPSDPAQLYETPKSEKVHGRLLCHTKKLRFLDKAAIISAQNLAENPSPWRLATVTKVEEMKLVLNLIPIWLATLPFGVCVAQSTTFFIKQGATMNREVANGFVVPPASIFALAAIGMIASVTIYEKLLVPILRRTTGNERGINILQRIGIGMIFSIATMVAAALVEKKRLGFVKGDPIKGSHSMSVLWLAPQFLIVGFGDGFTLVGLQEYFYDQVPDSMRSLGIAFYLSVIGAGNFVSSFVITAVDHITDNGGKSWFGKDLNSSRLDRFYWLLACVAAANLCVYVFVARRYSYKNVQKVAVADCFGDELENGGPIP; encoded by the exons ATGGAAGAAAGCAAGGGAGCAAAGTCAAGCAAAGTTATTGAAGATGAGGAGAAATGGGTTTATGATTCTTCTCTGGATCATAAAGGAAACGTTCCTCTCCGAGCTTCAACTGGTGTTTGGAAAGCCTCTCTCTTTATTGTTG caattgagttcAGTGAGAGGTTGAGCTACTTTGGAATAGCAACTAGCTTAATTATTTACCTCACAAGAGTAATGCATGACGACCTCAAGACCGCAGCAAAAAGTGTCAATCACTGGTCTGGTGTCACCACACTGATTCCACTGTTTGGAGGCTTCGTGGCTGATGCTTACTTGGGGCGCTTCAAAACAGTTCTTTTTTCATCCATCATTTACCTCATG GGTTTGATTCTTCTATGCATGTCCTGGTTCGTACCAAGCTTAAGGCCTTGTAATACCAAAACATGCCACGAACCCAGAAAAATCCATGAAGTGGTGTTCTTCCTTGCAATCTACTTAGTTTCTATAGGGACTGGGGGTCATAAGCCTGCCCTGGAGAGCTTTGGAGCTGACCAATTCGATGACGATCACCGTGAAGAAAGAAAGCAGAAGATGTCCTTTTTCAATTGGTGGAGTTTTGGGCTTTGTTGTGGGCTTTTACTTGGGGTTACTGTGGTTGTGTATGTGCAAGACCATGTGAGTTGGGGTGCTGCTGATGTTGTTATCACTGCAGTCATGGCTGTATCACTTGCTATCTTCATAATTGGAAGGCGGAATTACCGTTATCGAAAACCGACTGGGAGCCCCTTAACACCAATGTTGCAAGTTCTTGTAGCTGCCATTGCTAAGAGAAATCAGCCTCACCCTTCTGACCCTGCTCAATTGTATGAAACCCCCAAATCAGAAAAGGTCCATGGGAGGCTTCTGTGCCACACGAAGAAGCTCAG ATTTCTTGACAAGGCCGCGATCATAAGCGCACAAAACTTGGCTGAGAATCCAAGCCCTTGGAGACTAGCAACTGTGACCAAGGTGGAGGAGATGAAGCTTGTTCTCAACTTGATCCCAATTTGGCTAGCGACTCTACCATTTGGAGTGTGTGTGGCACAATCCACCACATTCTTCATCAAACAAGGTGCCACCATGAACAGAGAGGTTGCAAATGGTTTCGTGGTCCCTCCTGCCTCAATCTTCGCACTCGCAGCCATTGGAATGATCGCCTCCGTCACAATATACGAAAAACTCCTCGTCCCGATTCTGAGAAGGACAACCGGAAACGAAAGAGGAATCAACATCCTCCAAAGGATTGGAATCGGAATGATTTTCTCCATCGCTACGATGGTAGCAGCTGCCCTGGTGGAGAAGAAACGACTAGGGTTTGTCAAAGGTGACCCAATAAAGGGTTCGCATTCCATGAGCGTGTTGTGGTTGGCACCACAATTTCTGATCGTTGGGTTTGGAGATGGGTTTACTCTTGTGGGGTTGCAGGAGTATTTTTACGACCAAGTCCCGGACTCCATGAGAAGCTTAGGCATTGCTTTTTACCTCAGTGTGATTGGAGCTGGGAACTTCGTTAGCAGCTTTGTGATCACGGCCGTTGATCACATCACGGACAATGGAGGGAAGAGTTGGTTCGGTAAGGATTTGAACAGCAGTCGGTTGGACAGGTTTTATTGGCTCCTGGCTTGCGTGGCAGCAGCAAATCTGTGTGTTTATGTTTTCGTGGCTCGGCGTTATTCTTACAAGAATGTGCAGAAGG